TCAACGCGGACCCGTACGGCGACGGGTGGCTGTTCGAGGTCGTCCCGGCCGACGCCGACGCCGTCGACGGGCTCCTCGACGCCGCGACGTACCAGGCCGACCTCCCGGGCTGAGGTCCGGAGGGCTGGACCGCCCCCGGCGACGGGCCCTTTCGGCTTGATCGAACCAGCGTGGCTGATAGGTTCTCACCACCCGACACCCTCAGCCGCGTGCTGAGGGTTCGTGCCATCGACGAAGGACGCTCAGGAGGCCCTCACCATGCCGTTCTGCACAGCCTGCGGTAGGCAGAACCCGGACGACGCACGGTTCTGCTCCCAGTGCGGCACCAAGATGGTGACCTCGGCGCCGAGCGCGGTGTCGGACGCGACGGCGACGATCTCGATCCCGTCGTCGTCGGCAACGGAGAGCTCCGACCGCGCGCTCAACGCGGTCGACGCCGCCGCCGTGGACGCCCTGCCGCCGGGCCACGCCCTGCTCGTCGTGCAGCGGGGGCCCGGCGCGGGCAGCCGGTTCCTGCTCGACACCGACCTCGTGTCCGCCGGTCGTCACCCCGACAGCGAGATCTTCCTCGACGACGTCACCGTCTCCCGCCGTCACGCGGACTTCCGCCGCGACGGGGGCGTGTTCACCGTCAGCGACGTCGGGAGCCTCAACGGCACCTACGTGAACCGTGACCGCATCGACGAGGTCACGCTCAAGGACGGCGACGAGGTGCAGATCGGCAAGTACCGGCTCGTCTTCTTCTCGGGTTCGCCGGTCTGAGCATGGCCGCACCCGGCCCGGCCCCGCGCCGGAGCGAGGACGCACCGGCGGGTCGTCTCACCATCGGGCAGGTCCTGGACCTGCTGCGTCCGGACTTCCCGGGGATCACGATCCCCAAGATCCGCTTCCTCGAGGACAAGGGGCTCATCAAGCCCGAGCGCACCTCGGCGGGCTACCGCAAGTTCTCCGCGCACGACGTGGAGCGGTTGCGGTACGTGCTGGTCATGCAGCGCGACCACTACTTGCCGCTCAAGGTGATCGGCGAGCACCTGGACGCCATCGACCGCGGCCTCGAGCCGCCGCCGATCGAGGGCCTGCAGCCGCAGGTGCCGAAGGTGGCGCTGGCGTCCGACGGCCTCCCCGGTCCGGAGGAGTTCCGCCGGCGCACCTCCATGCGCCTCACGCGCCGCGAGCTCGTCGAGGTGGCCCGGATCGACGACGCGTTCCTCGCCGTGCTCGAGCAGTTCGGGCTGGTCCGCGCGAACGCGTCGGGCCACTACGACGCGGAGGACCTCGTCGTCGCCGACACCGCCCGCGAGCTCGACGCGTTCGGCATCGAGCCCCGGCACCTGCGCGCCTTCCGTGCCGCGGCGGACCGCGAGGCGGGCCTGGTGGAGCAGGTCGTGGCGCCCGTGCGTCGCAGCCGCGACGCCGCGGCGGAGGCGCGCGCCGCGGACACCGCGGCCCAGATCGCCGCCCTCACGGTGCGCCTCCACGCCACGCTCGTGAAGGCCGCCCTGCCCGACCGCTGACGGCGGCGGCCGCACCGCCCGGGTTCGGGGGTGCGTCTATGGTGGACGTCGTGCGCGAGGTCGATGTCGTCGGAGTCCGGGTGGAGATGCCCTCCAACAGTCCGATCGTGCTGCTGCGCGAGGCGGCGGGGGAGCGGTACCTGCCGATCTGGATCGGTGCCGTGGAGGCCACCGCCATCGCGTTCGCGCAGCAGGGGGTGACGCCGCCCCGCCCGCTGACGCACGACCTGATGAAGGACCTGCTCGAGGCGACCGGCAATGCTCTCGAGGAGGTGCGGATCGTCGAGGTGCGCGACGGCGTTTTCTTCGCGCTGCTCGTGCTCGCCTCCGGCGTCGAGGTCAGCGCCCGTCCGTCGGACTCCATCGCCCTGGCGCTCCGCACCGGCTCGCGCATCGTGTGCGCCGACGAGGTGCTGGACGAGGCCGGTCTGGCCGTCCCCGCCGAGCAGGAGGACGAGGTCGAGAAGTTCCGCGAGTTCCTCGACCACGTGACGCCCGAGGACTTCGAGTCGGACTGATCCGGGG
This Nocardioides alkalitolerans DNA region includes the following protein-coding sequences:
- a CDS encoding FHA domain-containing protein, with the translated sequence MPFCTACGRQNPDDARFCSQCGTKMVTSAPSAVSDATATISIPSSSATESSDRALNAVDAAAVDALPPGHALLVVQRGPGAGSRFLLDTDLVSAGRHPDSEIFLDDVTVSRRHADFRRDGGVFTVSDVGSLNGTYVNRDRIDEVTLKDGDEVQIGKYRLVFFSGSPV
- a CDS encoding MerR family transcriptional regulator; amino-acid sequence: MAAPGPAPRRSEDAPAGRLTIGQVLDLLRPDFPGITIPKIRFLEDKGLIKPERTSAGYRKFSAHDVERLRYVLVMQRDHYLPLKVIGEHLDAIDRGLEPPPIEGLQPQVPKVALASDGLPGPEEFRRRTSMRLTRRELVEVARIDDAFLAVLEQFGLVRANASGHYDAEDLVVADTARELDAFGIEPRHLRAFRAAADREAGLVEQVVAPVRRSRDAAAEARAADTAAQIAALTVRLHATLVKAALPDR
- a CDS encoding bifunctional nuclease family protein produces the protein MREVDVVGVRVEMPSNSPIVLLREAAGERYLPIWIGAVEATAIAFAQQGVTPPRPLTHDLMKDLLEATGNALEEVRIVEVRDGVFFALLVLASGVEVSARPSDSIALALRTGSRIVCADEVLDEAGLAVPAEQEDEVEKFREFLDHVTPEDFESD